Genomic DNA from Acipenser ruthenus chromosome 4, fAciRut3.2 maternal haplotype, whole genome shotgun sequence:
ctttagacactaaatgcccttCTCAGTGAAAATCACGAAGTGAACATCAGTCCCTCCCTTAtccattgatgtgtgtttcaagctTGTACTgtaaagtatggtggccctgtaagtctttttttttatcgtgtttacacgatcacggtccaagaagcccacttcagtatgatcatgttaacatgATCCCGGTCCTAAAGGGTTAAAAGTACTGTACTGTGGATCTTTTAAGAGTATGACCCTCAAAGCGCTGTAgagaaaataacaacattttatatatacatacaaaccaaaaaaaaataagacgACAATACAAATTCCCCCTTAAATTACATATCGTAAAACAAgtcattttaaatattactttaaaaagcagtgataaaaataagtagtaaaaAAGGCTGCTAAAAGGATTCCATGTTGTCATTCCAGCCCGTCCTGAATCTGTGGGGCCTGTGTCGGCGAGGAAGATTCGGAGACTGTTAAGTTTTCAGAGATACCTGCACTCCTCTCGCTTCTTCCGTGGTGTTCCTCCCCAGAACCCTTTATACATCTTGGATGATGACTATACTGGTCAAGCAAAGGTTTGTTTGGAGATTAGAGGGGATGGCTTATTAATGAACAACAATAACAGAATTGTAACCTTTTGGGCTGAAAGTGCCATGCCTACGACAATAGCTCTTGGAGACATCAAGTATAAAACTGGAATTGTGCAACATTAAAAACCAAAACATGATCTTCACAATTGTCAGTGGAAAATGTAAAACATTATAATTAAATCCACCACAGTGACTTCTTGTGTCTTGTTGGTAGAACTATAGTATAGTAAATTTGACAATCGTATGTAAGGATGTTTAGTTCTTATCTACAAAGTACACATTTCCATAGCTTCCttaattatttataatatgcatgtATTATGTTGGGaacctaaaatgtttttttttttccttttagtgTATGCTGAAAAAAGTTGGAAGTTGGAATTTTGATATATTTCTTTTTGACAGATTGACAAATGGTAAGTTCTCTTGTTTATGTTGAAATGGTCATGAATGGTTAAAGATGAGAATTGACAAGTAGCTGgggtttaaagagtaagtagtggggttcctaaaataatgtgttacacatgctgctacaactgtttaaataaagtacctatcatttttattttcattgttaacaccctgacaagttttttacacttttaactttaaagtctgtttcaaagctcttttcaaaatgtccgctctagtggtgtaaggattattgcctacattgttaaacaggtaacagcaataacgatccatgatgtggtacaaaacagaaaagccagagcacttgttatgggttttttttttttttctttttaaatcactcttcctgcattgattttagaggatagatctcaaaccccagtgcactagtggacattttgaaaagagcttttgaAACAGAGTTAGTGTAAAAAatggtcaggatgttaacagtaaaaaaataaataaatacaggtgcACACTATGATTATCGTCCTTTAGTAAATATcgtgtgaataaagctcatctcgTTATTCAGAGTGGGGTGCCTTATTTAAGTACATTATCacgcattaccatacaaatcacacattCATTCTGATTTACCATAGTGGCACAATAAACTCAGTGTGCAACATAATATGCCCAGTATTTCAcgtgataatgaatacaatttcaatagtaaatacggaaatgaTGAACGTGctcactaattgcaattatggtgcaccataatgtttagtgccctttcgtaaatgaggctcACAGAGCCattttttcaaagcgtttactccagcctttaattaaatCTGTTAATTTTAAAAAACTAGAGCCAAGTAACTACGTTTGTATATTTTCACATTCTCTTAACACTTTAAAGTTGCttttcattttataacattaacatgattttttcccttttaaaaattaaagaatagaggaaacactttgaaaatatggcccatattATCTGGTTACTCTATCTTTCCTGTTAAGTGGTATGTCTGTTACATTTCATGTAGGCAGCTTTAAAACCCTTGTTATAATCTTATGTTAACATTGATTTGTGTCTTTCTTTTAGGAAACAGCTTGGTCAGCTTGACGTTTCATTTGTTTAAACATTATGGACTTATTGAAATCTTCCATTTAGACATGGTAAAACTTCGTAGATTTTTAGGTAATTAACTTTCTAGATAATAGAACtgaaggactgtgtgtgtgttttagctATAAACAATAAAGTTAATTGTAATAAAATGGTCTTTCAGGTTCAAACCAAGCaatatcaaatacatttgatTTGAATGATTTGATTGCCTTGCATGCATACAAATAAGTACTTCAGCTTTCTAGGAATAATAGACAAATAACCACCCGTATTAATGCAGAAGGACACAACTGTGAATTAAATATATCAAATTTAATATTTACTCAATAAAGCTTGGGATGACAATTACCTGTGATTTTGATTGGATACTTTCATTCCCTGAAAGAGTCTCAGTAGGTTTGAGACAGATTAGTTAACTCTAAAATGTAATGTTGACCATTGTTTTATGTGAAATTAAATCTATATTAATTGTACTACTGCTAAAACTGCACTTGTATATCAGTTCACTGTTTGTTCACATTTActacaaatgttgtttttttctgatttgtttaaagttatggttCAAGAAGACTACCACAGTCAAAACCCTTACCACAATGCAGTCCATGCTGCTGACGTGACTCAGGCCATGCACTGTTACTTAAAAGAGCCCAAGGTGAGTGAGGGATAATCctaataaatgtattcatttttccaTTAGTATAATGTACTAAGCATTGTTATTGAGCATTCCCGTCAGTGGAActtgtatgtttttataaaggTGCCACAGCCTATGCAGCTGCTAATATAACCATTTGAGATGCCAACTTCATGTTTTCAGTGTTCTGGAAACTCTTTGGCCAACATCTAATGGTACCCTTCACATTGCTCTGTGACCTGAGATGGCTGCTATATTACAATAATATGGATTATTTTCTCTAGATGATGACCTAGCACTTTGAAATGTTGGCTAAATACTCAGTACACAACTGAAATAGGAAGAAAATATGTGGGACCATAGTGATACTACACTGGAGTGTCATTCTGCTTCAAAACATGGGTGTCTATTTAATTTATCTGAACAGTGGTGAAATGAAATACCCTGTGGCTTTTTGGGTACCACTTTCTATGTCATTTCaccacagcagtgtcttcaggggcAAAGTATCTTACTGGATACAAAAGCATTtaagtcattaggggaagcagctggttggtgaACGACAGGAAGGAAGGCTCTGAAAGGGTGGGGGCAATTTCCCTTTCCAGGTAAAATGGCCAAGAAAGTGCAAGACGATCTGAAGGCAAGGCATGTAAACTGAGATTTCTTTACCCTCGTGCAGTATCTAATATCATGTTTTCAGACCTATACAGTTAATGGATATGCATGGTGGGGGGAGATGTATACGATTATTTTGTTAGATGTGATCACTTTAAAATACCACAAAAGCATTGTATATTATTTAACGTGTGTCCTCCTTTTTCTTGAAGCTTGCCAAATCTCTCACCTCATGGGATGTCCTGCTAGGTCTTTTGGCAGCTACAACACATGACTTGGATCATCCAGGTGTTAATCAGCATTTTCTCATAAAAACTAACCATTACTTAGCAACTTTGTACAAGGTAAGGGCCCTTTccacagtttagaaactccacttaaatacaagaacattttattttctgtgtgatgTTTACTATTTATTGCATGCAGTATTTCGCACACTTGCATAAAAGAAAGCATGTGCTAATGGAGTGTGGGGGCGGGGGGGACAAGCAGTAACAAGCTGACCATTCCAGGCAACTTcctttttactattttttttttaatcttgcatCCATAGAGGCCTTAATGTATGTGAAACATACTTAAATTAATACCGATACTTAATGATCGTGTTAAATGAGTAAACCTGTGAATTTTGTGTATCATTTCTAGAATACCTCAGTTTTAGAAAATCACCACTGGAGGTCAGCTGTGGGCCTGCTTCGAGAGTCAGGGTTATTTGCACACCTTCCCCTGGAAGACAGGTATGGATAGAGGTTTTATAGACAGGTTGGAATGCAGCTGAATCAAAATGTTTCCTCTTGCCTTGGCCTGGATCTGGCTAACATcacaagtaaaataaagtaatgtttccatttttttttttttgtttgttttaaacgtTACCTCTATTATACTCTGTCACAAAATACAATTATCAGTTAAAAACGTGCAAACAAAAgtgaatcaaataaagaaaaacttctCAACATTCTAAAGAATCAGACACACATCTTCACCCTTTTTTGCTTTGAAAAGCACTATACACTTTTTAACCCATCCTCAGCACAATTGATTAGAAAGAAAACGTAACCCCCCACCCCTCCTGTGAGCCCGCCCAAACCATGAAACACCACAAAccgcaattaaaaacaaagttaatattttaaatgactcactTTGGCAAACTTCTAATTTACatatataagcaaatattttcaaactcAAATTGGGCAAGGCATAATCAAGTTACTGTATATCCTGGAGACACAAGAATAGATATTACCTGGATTGTTTCACAAACATATGTCTGGAAGTGGTTTTCGTTCACCGATCGGCCGGGTACaatagcattatgttaatactttgtattacttgcaattttttttcaatacaattccaTATCACAAgaaaacaggtgtgattaatcaatgtAATAGATCGAATGATTAATCGATtgatagaaaatgtcaagattaaaaaccctaattttatttatatatatatatatataatatatatatatatatatatatatatatatatatatatatatatatatttattattattattattattattattattattattattattatttatttcttagcagacgcccttatccagggcgacttacaatcgtaagcaaaaacatttcaagcgttacaatacaagtaatacaataagagcaagaaatacaataaaacaagtaaagtacaagtttgacaaaccacaattcaataatacagcaggtaatagtgatagttacatcaggatatgattaagtagtgatagttacatcaggatgtgattaaatacaaagtactacaggttaaaaacttggcagattacagtattctgaagtacaggattaaatgcagtaaaatagggtctgataagagcaaaataaagcacatttacatgaagggtgatagtgtcccaggatacaaacagaggagttctacaggtgctctttgaagaggtgagtcttaaggaggcgccggaatgtggtcagggactgggcagtcctgacatctgtatatatatatatatatatatatatatataatatattaataaggcctgacagggtgtccgtatacgtcgaatatacggACACCTTGGGCATTGTGAGGCACCCTGAAGGGTgccatttataatccaggtaaaacagtggatttgaagaacaaaaagcataaatcatgtttagggcaaagaaatataatttattttttttttaattaaatatcgttacgccaataaagtagtcccatgttTAACTtagaactacacactaagttaaaatgagtaaattaatttaattaaaacattaaaaaaaatctgaccaaatacaatgtgaaaaatgtgcaaaaatgcagaaaatcagacggggcaaatactttttcacggcactgtgtatatatatatataattatactgagcatcaaaagaaacttggcacttatatttggataaaattcactagatgtgatcgaaaaatgacaaactctgtttaagagcaggtgcagtgactttttactGTGCTGATTTAaaaattgacatcacgaagatgctgcaaagtgatctgttgatcttgggcaggtgttgtgactcttggtctcccagtttgtggcctgttaTTGACactgtgtgtctggttataccgtctcgccaggttttaAATTTCTGGCTATGAGCATCCAAGGTGGCGAgacacagtacgctgccctagtccagcctccaacatgccgattgcacaaaggcgctgttctctgacagacgtggcatattgttttttttttttttttttttctgtgattttctttattgcttttattcaggcttacaattcaacagctgaaatcactccatatccagtgttcaatcaactgtctcactaattaggtgattaagtgcatctgcttcagtcatagtcatgcaagcgtgtcatggtcaaggatgaatgatcgagtgatttaaaaagaaaccaaaaacatttcgtcaatatCCATCAttgatatactttttttttttttttttttttttaaataaatgtgttctaatagtgatacgtttcttttgatgcttgtgtgtggtgtgtgtgtgtgtgtgtgtgtgtgtgtgtgtgtgtatatatatatatatatatatatatatatatatatacacacacacacactgtgtgacAGACAGTAAAACATACATGCTTAAATATCAAAGCataacatgttgtgtttttaaaaagcttaCCAGTATTAGTAAAGTTTTCAAACTTAATAAAAGTGAAGGTATAAAGTGGGTGGAAATGTCTGGCCACTTGGTGTCACTGTTGCTCCACATAAATACACTATGGTgacatgtttttactttttttttttttttttttattctgatttaCTTTCAAAGTGTGCTTTTCAAATGCTTACAGTAGtgtaaaaaaaagtctcattaatttattacatttcactGAAACTGTCtcaacatatttgttttatttaggctgGGAATGGAGAGACAGTTGGGTTCCCTCATTCTAGCCACTGACATCAGCCGACAGAATGAATACTTGTTGCAGTTCAGAACCCATTTGGATCGGGAAGACCTATGTTTAGACGATGCTGGTCATCGACATTTTATTCTTCAGGTAAACCTGTCATACCCCTGGTATCATTAAAATTGTTGAAATCCTATTTTCACCATTAGATAGTATGAATATTAAATCTGTAAATAAAAATGGCACACTCCACCACAACTCATTGGAGCAAAATACaaatgttaataataaataaGGAAATTGATTTGTTTGTCAAGGTTCAAATGATTCGGTTTTCTTTTAAGGTATAttacaaatgtacagtacatgtatgtcTTTTGTAAATCATTATTCCTTGTTTCAAAGAAAACCCAGTATGCTCTGTGtatgcattttaaaattaaacaaagtaTGAGGCACCACCGctattctcttctcttttttgcAGATGGCACTCAAGTGTGCTGATATTTGTAACCCATGCAGGACCTGGAAACTGAGTAAGCAGTGGAGTGAGAAAGTGACTGAGGAATTCTTCCATCAAGGCAAGTTCACAAAATGGCAACGTATGAATTGAGTGGTAGAGTAGCCTGAGCAGCCCATGTTCACCCCCTCCCATAAATTGACTATTTTTGCTGTGGTGGCTGAATGGTCAGTTTTGGGTGTTGCCTCAATAAGCCATTGGCCCATCATATTTAGTTAGAATAGCTTGCATTCTGGGGTATACAGAACCATATTACCTTTCCTACtgtgtaaaatgttttcaaagtaaatgttttttcttttaggtGACATTGAAAAGGAACATAAACTAGATGTAAGCCCACTGTGTGACAGCCAAACACAAACTATTGAAAATATTCAAATGGGTAAGCTAACTTTCCTCTGAAATGTAATACATAGAATGTACTGTCTCAAGTCTTTTGTTCTATCAGTTTAATGTCATGAATGATGAGGAATGACCAAATAACTGAATGAGAAGTGCATGAATGCCACAAAACAGGTAGAACATAAGATTCTATGCTGTAACTGTTTTTCTACCATATGGTTTTAGTTAGTTGGTGATCTTATCTTTTGGCCCTCAGTGTACAGCAGTGGTCATTGAGACTGACCTGCACCCGAGGATTGTTGTTCCAAAGCAGAGACATGTTTGTGGGGATCAATGTGAAGAACCTCAGATTGACTATAAATGGATGTAAATGTTCCTGGAACATTGTTAATGGTGTCTTCTTGTGTCCCAGGTTTCATGACTTATGTGGTGGAGCCCCTGTTTGTGGAGTGGGCTCGGTTCTCGGACACCAGGCTCTCTCAGACGATGCTCGGCTACCTTGCACTGAACAAAGCTGGCTGGAGGGGAATGGTACAGGACCAGGCGAGCAGTGGGGACGACACTGATCCTACCTTAGAAGAGACTGACTCAGACATTTTACCTCAGGAAAGCCGAGAATTATGACCCCTTCTCCCAGAtctcacatacagtacagtaagctTGACCTGATGTAAGTGAAAGGGGTCAAAAGCTATGGGAAAGGGGAACGGAACCTGACTCCACTCCAACTACCATGGTTGCCTGGAAAACCATACCAGAAAGGAATTAAATTACAtgctttttttctgatttaacGTCCCCCACCTCCTCTAAAACAACGgtgtggtgtttttattttgtagtttcacCCCCTTCCTTAACATAAAGCAATACATAGATACCTCATTtggctttttattgtttttttctttttttgcctaATTATCTTAAACACATCATTCTTGAAAGGGAACAGTACAGGAAGATTACTTTTGTTCTGGTAAAGTGCCAATTGAACACTTTTTCATTTGTGTTATTGctgttatgtattattattattattattattattattatttcttaaacactgatttaaaaaaaaaaaaataaaaaaaaataatctaagtATTGGGGGTTTCTTCAAAATTGTACACAGAGAACCCAAGTGCAGTAATGCATTTTAAGCTTCCTTTTTATTATAAAATCTAGACAAGATGTGAAAAGCCCACTCCTTTTGCTGCCTCCATGAAGACTGTTTACAAatgttgtgttgttgtgtttttttttttttgtttgttttttgtaaagttGGTTCTATAACTTGCATTGAAGCACAGGTGTGAAGAACCACTTAAATAGGAATTTTGTCCTATTGCTGAAAGAACAAAATTCAGGCTGCAGCTCTAACAAACACTCTGGATGCCACAAAAGCCTCCAGTTCTCAATAGTGTTGCACTGTGACTTGATTCTACCATATTTGATATACTAAGCAGCTCAACCTACAGTCCAGTAGAGGTTGGAACATGTGACTTCTTTGAACTTTGCCTTTTTCATCTGGACTTTTTGAACTGTTTGGGAAGCTGTCATCGTAAAAATCTGTGGATCTTTCAACGATGGCAAAGCACGTGGTTATTATGCTCCTTACACTTGAACAGCTCTTTCATGTGAGAAAAAgacaaaatttatatatatatatatatatatatatatatatatatatatatatatatatatatatatatatatatataaaaattagctCAGGTTATTTGCCAATTTATCTGGAGGAAACTAAGGGAAGGCAGGTACCTTAAAACCTGTCCCCTTTCAacgcaagaaaaataaatacgttTTATTGAAAACATTGCCTGAGTGACAATTTCAATGAACAGCCACATTGAAAATGCAAACTGTGAGACATTTTCTACAGATGCCTTAAAACTATGCATAAAGCTAAGTGACCAAACCATTTTTTCCTTTCATGAAGTGGTGCATTGTTTTTTAgtcttctctctctttttttattgcattgtcAAACTGTTGGCCTTGGtgtgatgatgatgttgttgtttttgttaaattgaaTAACGATTTATTTTAACTTCAACATTCCATTTTGTTCATTATTtctattgttttgattttgtaCAGTAAGCAcaattgtattggttttgtttgaATGAAAACAGGTGCTTTTCTTAATTTGTATTTCCTTGTTATTACTGTGAAAGACTGTTTTGATAATCCTGTTTACAATTTATTGTGACAGCCTTTTTGGGGAGAAGACTTCAGTGTGAAGCTATTTGGAAAGGCTTTGTTGTATTCACCTTTCTATACGTGCCTGTTGCAGTTGTATTTTGATGAATAAACAAGTTGGCATATGTTTGCACCAATGTAGCAGCAATCTAGTCTTGTGAATATTGGGTTACAATGCAAGagctcaattaaaaataaataaaaacagcactttTAAATTTAAGTAAGATCattatgaatttgtatttttctgtaaAATTAGCCAAGACAAATGCTGAATTTTGCTTTAGAATTTCACCAGGCTATTGTACATTTCCATCAAGGTACTACCTTGGATCAGATCAAAGTctagcataaaagattaattctcaaactgaacgcagtagggattcaaggaaatgcatgcacatggattagggagtgattaacatgtagaaaacagaaagtactgattagaggagaaacctcaaaatggagggaggtaaccagtggtgtaccacaggaatcagtattaggtcctctgctattccttaatctacattaatgatttagattctggtatagtaagcaaacttgttaaatttgcagacgacacaaaaataggaggagtggcaaacactgttgcagcagcaaaggtcattcaaaatgatctagacagcattcagaactgggcagacacatggcaaatgacatctaatagagaaaagtgtaaagtactgcacgcaggcaataaaaatgcattataaatatcatatgggagatactgaaattgaagaaggaatctatgaaaaagacctaggcgtttatgttaactcagaaatgtcttcgtctagacaatgtggggaagctataaaaacggccaacaagatgctcggatatattgtgaaaagtgttgaatttaaatcaaagggaagtaatgttaaaactttacaatgcattagtaagatctcacctagaatagtgttcagttctggtcaccttgttacaaaaaggatattgctgctgtagaaagagtgcaaagaagagcgaccagaattctcccgggtttaaaagacatgtcgtatgcagacaggctaaaagaactgaatctattcagtctttcaCAGAGCACTGTCAATCCATGAATGAAAACCAGGTTAACCAACTGacaatgcttaagtttaatagcaaaatataatgcacaagaactaagaatggatttttttttttttttgattttcatgcaaacataagtaaCACTTTATGTGcttcaaaaccaaacaaaaccactaaaaacaaaacaaagaaaaaataaatacacatcttacatatgttacagaatctatcaaatgcccagATTCCAATAAATGGTTATGATATCTATACACTTCAGGGATCAGTGCAAGAAATTGGAAGTCTATCATATatatatcgaaacgttgggcagctggctctttgagctaatatatatatatatatatatatatatatatatatatatatatatatatatataaatatcttccattgatggaaatatatatttgtgcccGCCCAGTGAGATCCAGCTATTAAGAaaaaacaattaatttttttacaaaataatttgctAAAAAATGTACTGCTAAattaaaacctgtaaataatgtatttacttgagctctgaaataatattgaaaaaaaaaatcatttttaaatcctGTTATATGTATTTACAGGGATGTTAAGAGTTAAATGTAAGTAGCCATCTCACATTGTTCAAATAGCACATTGAGATCATTGTTTAATGATTGCTCATTGCGTATGTGGAGGCTATATCGACATCTTGTGGCTGTAGtactaaattacaggttaaaaaaaacaactgaaaaacgCAGGGCCCTAGTTATGAGACACTAGCAGTAGTGTATGCAAGCAGGTTTTTCAGATTCATACAAGATCCTATCAACTCGATGCTTAACAAGAGACTAAGGATTATTGTGACTTTACACTTGTTTCCATTACCAGTATTGGAAACAGTCAATGGCTTTCCCACATTGTTACATTTCAGTACTCACAGGGGTTTtctatgaaacaactaaatgggcttttaaatgcCAAGTCATACTTTTTAATTTCAAAGCAGAAACGACTCCCTATTTATTAATGCAAGTACAGGCACGCAGAACGATTGtaatagtgtgtccagcataaaatactttatttttcattatagctttaataaagattagctGCTAACTTGTTGcgatctcgtttgtacgttctgcttgttaatcaaaaattaaggcttggccaatttagttgtttcatagaaaaaaaaagtaagtataggcacagtgaaaataattgcaaatgcaaaattcaaattgaatTGTGGCCAGgcgatattaaaaaaaaaaaataaaaaaaaaaaaaagttttaaaagaacAACACAAGAGATAAAATTCAGATTTTCTTTATTAGTCAGATTATTCTTAATAGTCAGGCACAAGGGTCTACTCTGTTGATTGGAAGTAAGCATCAAGTGTAAAACTTGAGTTTACATTGCCAATACAAAAGACACCTAACCTAAACAGAACTTGGacaaatgtaaatacaaattCTCTCAAGTAGTATAAAAATCATACGCCACAGTACTCAAAACAAAATTATAACATACTCTTTATATAAAGTAAAACTCAACCAAATTGTCTGTTTGCTTTACAAAAAGACTTTGACTTTTACAGTTGCTTTGGCATACATTGTCAAAAGAGGCTTTACGATTTTCATCCAGTCTTAAGTGCACTAGAGATGCAACATGAATTGCTTGTCAAGTAAAACAAGAAGCAATGTAAAAGTAGATGGAAAAGATGCATCTGGCTTGAAGCAATCAGCTTGAGTTGTATTTTAGTTGTTGTTGACAAGGTTAAAAGAATGggggttaaaaaatgttttttaagtaAGATAAAGCAAGGCATATACCTACTGTATACAGTTGCTAGAATAACTTTCTTCCCCCTTATGTATGTACTGTCTATTGGCCAAATTAGCTATACCAAGCGAATACAAGTAATTGAAAGTAAAATGTGTCATATTTTCAATGTACTGTAAAAACCGTTGTATGAGTATTTTCTTGGCATTTTTGGGGGGCcctaaaaaggggggggggagcgactaatacaccaGTGTGACGTATGCAGTGGTGTGTCAAATATTACTACTGTACCAGCTCCACAATGTGATTGCTACAGCTACAGTTATTATGGCTCACAAatttaactgtcaacaacccgattatttttttcaggatttatggcattcaggtcatgttgctaggtagaaacacaacaccactgttctaattaataCCCTTTTGCATGTTAAACGCAAGATTTTAGACTCTTGAGTGGCCTCCCGACCCAGATGCGTGtaagtagagaaaaaaaaaagctactgttAACACAATAGTTGTCCATCTCTTTGAATTTCTTTATTCCCACCCTCCCAAACCATTGATCTGTCAA
This window encodes:
- the LOC117400576 gene encoding high affinity cAMP-specific 3',5'-cyclic phosphodiesterase 7A-like isoform X3; this encodes MKRPVPKHVLTRRGAISFSSSSSLFGCPDPRQLSQRRGAISYDSSDQTALYIRMLGACVIFKLLFSRDVKVRSRVGFETERRGSHPYLYVDFRILHSRPESVGPVSARKIRRLLSFQRYLHSSRFFRGVPPQNPLYILDDDYTGQAKCMLKKVGSWNFDIFLFDRLTNGNSLVSLTFHLFKHYGLIEIFHLDMVKLRRFLVMVQEDYHSQNPYHNAVHAADVTQAMHCYLKEPKLAKSLTSWDVLLGLLAATTHDLDHPGVNQHFLIKTNHYLATLYKNTSVLENHHWRSAVGLLRESGLFAHLPLEDRLGMERQLGSLILATDISRQNEYLLQFRTHLDREDLCLDDAGHRHFILQMALKCADICNPCRTWKLSKQWSEKVTEEFFHQGDIEKEHKLDVSPLCDSQTQTIENIQMGFMTYVVEPLFVEWARFSDTRLSQTMLGYLALNKAGWRGMVQDQASSGDDTDPTLEETDSDILPQESREL
- the LOC117400576 gene encoding high affinity cAMP-specific 3',5'-cyclic phosphodiesterase 7A-like isoform X8, whose protein sequence is MLGACVIFKLLFSRDVKVRSRVGFETERRGSHPYLYVDFRILHSRPESVGPVSARKIRRLLSFQRYLHSSRFFRGVPPQNPLYILDDDYTGQAKCMLKKVGSWNFDIFLFDRLTNGNSLVSLTFHLFKHYGLIEIFHLDMVKLRRFLVMVQEDYHSQNPYHNAVHAADVTQAMHCYLKEPKLAKSLTSWDVLLGLLAATTHDLDHPGVNQHFLIKTNHYLATLYKNTSVLENHHWRSAVGLLRESGLFAHLPLEDRLGMERQLGSLILATDISRQNEYLLQFRTHLDREDLCLDDAGHRHFILQMALKCADICNPCRTWKLSKQWSEKVTEEFFHQGDIEKEHKLDVSPLCDSQTQTIENIQMGFMTYVVEPLFVEWARFSDTRLSQTMLGYLALNKAGWRGMVQDQASSGDDTDPTLEETDSDILPQESREL
- the LOC117400576 gene encoding high affinity cAMP-specific 3',5'-cyclic phosphodiesterase 7A-like isoform X2, producing the protein MEVCYQLPVLPLDRPVPKHVLTRRGAISFSSSSSLFGCPDPRQLSQRRGAISYDSSDQTALYIRMLGDVKVRSRVGFETERRGSHPYLYVDFRILHSRPESVGPVSARKIRRLLSFQRYLHSSRFFRGVPPQNPLYILDDDYTGQAKCMLKKVGSWNFDIFLFDRLTNGNSLVSLTFHLFKHYGLIEIFHLDMVKLRRFLVMVQEDYHSQNPYHNAVHAADVTQAMHCYLKEPKLAKSLTSWDVLLGLLAATTHDLDHPGVNQHFLIKTNHYLATLYKNTSVLENHHWRSAVGLLRESGLFAHLPLEDRLGMERQLGSLILATDISRQNEYLLQFRTHLDREDLCLDDAGHRHFILQMALKCADICNPCRTWKLSKQWSEKVTEEFFHQGDIEKEHKLDVSPLCDSQTQTIENIQMGFMTYVVEPLFVEWARFSDTRLSQTMLGYLALNKAGWRGMVQDQASSGDDTDPTLEETDSDILPQESREL
- the LOC117400576 gene encoding high affinity cAMP-specific 3',5'-cyclic phosphodiesterase 7A-like isoform X1 gives rise to the protein MEVCYQLPVLPLDRPVPKHVLTRRGAISFSSSSSLFGCPDPRQLSQRRGAISYDSSDQTALYIRMLGACVIFKLLFSRDVKVRSRVGFETERRGSHPYLYVDFRILHSRPESVGPVSARKIRRLLSFQRYLHSSRFFRGVPPQNPLYILDDDYTGQAKCMLKKVGSWNFDIFLFDRLTNGNSLVSLTFHLFKHYGLIEIFHLDMVKLRRFLVMVQEDYHSQNPYHNAVHAADVTQAMHCYLKEPKLAKSLTSWDVLLGLLAATTHDLDHPGVNQHFLIKTNHYLATLYKNTSVLENHHWRSAVGLLRESGLFAHLPLEDRLGMERQLGSLILATDISRQNEYLLQFRTHLDREDLCLDDAGHRHFILQMALKCADICNPCRTWKLSKQWSEKVTEEFFHQGDIEKEHKLDVSPLCDSQTQTIENIQMGFMTYVVEPLFVEWARFSDTRLSQTMLGYLALNKAGWRGMVQDQASSGDDTDPTLEETDSDILPQESREL